The Benincasa hispida cultivar B227 chromosome 11, ASM972705v1, whole genome shotgun sequence genome has a segment encoding these proteins:
- the LOC120089833 gene encoding 60S ribosomal protein L12-1, which yields MPPKFDPSQVVDVFVRVTGGEVGAASSLAPKIGPLGLSPKKIGEDIAKETAKEWKGLRVTVKLTVQNRQAKVSVVPSAAALVIKALKEPERDRKKTKNIKHNGNISLDDVIEIARVMRPRSMAKDLSGSVKEILGTCVSVGCTVDGKDPKDLQQEISDGDVEIPQD from the coding sequence ATGCCTCCGAAATTCGACCCAAGTCAGGTAGTTGACGTCTTCGTTCGCGTTACCGGAGGTGAGGTCGGAGCCGCCAGTTCTCTCGCTCCCAAGATCGGTCCTCTCGGTCTTTCCCCTAAGAAGATCGGAGAAGACATTGCTAAAGAGACCGCTAAGGAATGGAAAGGTCTTAGGGTTACTGTAAAGCTTACCGTCCAAAATCGTCAGGCGAAGGTCTCCGTTGTGCCTTCTGCCGCGGCTTTGGTAATTAAGGCTTTGAAGGAGCCGGAACGTGACCggaagaaaactaagaacatcaAGCATAATGGAAATATTTCTCTTGATGATGTTATTGAGATTGCTAGGGTTATGCGGCCCAGATCGATGGCTAAGGATCTCTCTGGCTCCGTCAAGGAGATCCTTGGTACGTGTGTGTCTGTTGGTTGTACTGTTGATGGCAAGGACCCGAAGGATCTTCAACAGGAGATTTCCGATGGCGACGTTGAAATCCCCCAAGATTGA